In Nerophis lumbriciformis linkage group LG04, RoL_Nlum_v2.1, whole genome shotgun sequence, a single window of DNA contains:
- the hivep3b gene encoding transcription factor HIVEP3 isoform X3 — translation MEAEPSHSADGERSGRQEQQHVTAESPLGSCPPQQPQQPSNPRPVHRALGRLQNRQPKRADLLRLQQQVVAWQQTDTPGPSGGSLFSSGSASISSLPSTSSTQVEQGHRIPSQSSQETKEGVSSPRKGEKKTPKLGKYVCTYCGRPCAKPSVLQKHIRSHTGERPYPCAPCGFSFKTKSNLYKHRKSHAHRIKAGLVSSRDEPSSSGPDCRSIGEDPEEPTEGESTESEDETGQHRKSSKEISARQKKGGKELPEGSEECQRPEDSQAVKQRLALRLSERKRGPMASPDDPPLSLSTSSSSLGPGSKGSTESGYFSGSGSTDLSQVSPPSASAKTYAEIILGKYGRLGGQQRSSHPQHSNSPLSALPGTDEKSISFSVPKTQVIEHITKLITINEAVVDTSEIDSVKPRRSSLSRKSSFESPKLTTQKDAYTFDSKGEAPGPSGLGHPHNPETDPSATQTSTAPLLRSRSMPSSTSQQEFSVSGNRSTRGYRLCQSFDEQQASAAEINIVHAHRMLRRQPAIEVPLGAELMLEETPPNSCSSIKGRDGVRHPQQQPPQSTLSPFECKICGTHFQHSDNYRAHAGMCTGQKTLVEESSDASKTCREDRPQMMMHYKFRALAMAVRKRRKEESIEEDLPSPGSVAMSERSAVLLPVAGQGHNQTLSGASVETESGQQQHDRKGVSVIQHTSSFEKQETISMESEVSDVKEAQQAQQPHPKPSTSRLIRQHNIQVPEIFVTVEPDADMTSLSPTVTASSSKEAERVEEFQWPQRSQSLAQLPAEKLPPKKKRLRLAEMAQSSGESSFESVSLPRSPSQESSMSHTSSLSASFEDAARTEPALWGSSSQSTQMLTVPSPSHQHNQSHKEMRRSASEQAPQKTEQVSETRSKSFDLGSLSSQQSASSWKERRKCLLVKHATLGEPEQEEGVGMSQLSRADSPKPGPSHLSHPLVYSSSSFHPEDTENVLQLLQPRDVLPPHLSGQPTFPPGLPATQFINRSFLHPQIAPPVHPMQIHMGEQLGIQLHQLPALVPVQFPFRTTASQSLYLPSPPLHSSHACTAPSTDGRTSSMSFDLTQQSLVTISYPYPRPVIATCVAQLTPAVSLVVPVRLQTHIPTYTRAMYTTLSQILTSACPQEPIFCTAMTLMGQVERSKLQRSYLKVPSPDIKCLPPLLLPGEGMSPSVEGYGPLGPGGSKRMLSPAASLELSTEAQRHQKRVKEEEEGEQHKSAKEAENVEEKMHRGGGSKAAGKQLEEIESKKDLLETTTVKTEGKHKREEKQVEESTGRSQKEEQHPVEEKKIERPNTRSYPSLHTSTSVNWCYLNYVKPNPTAQRDSSTSVYSTWSVSGHNPNLPGISTKVALSLLCSKQKHCSETYTIAMAPNPDKIKKPPSSSNAPRVSECRSIPPQPVPPLMEQITSPNRRRIKKPEKKRRRPPQNKAKHLVSEYLKEGNLTKHMKSKAHGKKCQAMGVSEASADEPESEETAAHEERACYSEEQEEHRFSNVEESEDDDDNDDDDDEDEEEGSHDDPPSSCSSDTHASTGGRSKCSGHSRQCTPEPEPACLIPSPGLETSQRGTWHSRRAASPGSRRALFSRRSWKASPRTFSPSSGSCSPSHSLSPRLELSSPVHSLSPRTELPSPSRQVSPSPERGPSPVRPVSPLRPILSGCYRLSQARTPPMPVGAKQRTLGCLPWEHLNTRSSYMKVDKGGTAGTGQPLLFPPAFRLSTCEAYVGHPAAAVDNIFSHLPMHSQQAKVPYLMIPIGGIQMVQARPRSNPSTPSSPMSPSTEGPSPARFDSYWGGTPGPQGSRAPGGERSESSQSGQRGANVPTSKLERTDSKQYGSSRSSAHEGEEPPCGSEQVARRDQST, via the exons ATGGAGGCCGAGCCCAGCCATTCGGCTGATGGGGAGCGCTCTGGAAGACAAGAGCAGCAGCATGTGACAGCTGAATCCCCACTTGGGTCTTGTCCACCGCAGCAGCCCCAGCAGCCCTCTAACCCACGTCCTGTACACAGAGCTTTGGGTCGACTGCAGAATCGCCAGCCCAAACGTGCTGATCTTCTTCGGTTACAACAGCAAGTAGTAGCATGGCAGCAAACGGACACACCAGGTCCTTCAGGAGGCAGCCTTTTCTCTTCAGGATCTGCATCAATCTCATCTCTTCCTTCTACATCCTCCACCCAGGTTGAGCAGGGTCACAGGATCCCATCTCAGTCAAGCCAAGAGACTAAAGAAGGGGTGAGCTCTCCTAGAAAAGGAGAGAAAAAAACCCCGAAACTAGGGAAATATGTGTGCACTTATTGTGGCCGTCCTTGTGCCAAGCCAAGTGTTCTTCAGAAACACATTCGCTCCCACACAGGAGAAAGACCTTATCCTTGTGCTCCCTGTGGTTTTTCTTTCAAGACCAAGAGTAACCTGTACAAGCACCGCAAGTCCCATGCTCATCGCATTAAAGCAGGTCTTGTGTCCAGTCGTGATGAGCCCAGTTCTAGTGGCCCAGACTGCCGTAGTATTGGAGAAGATCCTGAGGAGCCTACAGAAGGAGAAAGTACAGAGTCAGAAGACGAGACAGGCCAACACAGAAAATCTTCTAAGGAGATTTCGGCACGACAGAAAAAAGGTGGTAAGGAGTTGCCCGAGGGGTCAGAAGAGTGCCAGAGGCCTGAAGATTCTCAAGCTGTTAAGCAAAGGCTGGCGCTGCGACTTAGTGAAAGAAAACGTGGACCCATGGCTTCTCCTGATGATCCTCCTTTGTCTCTCTCCACCTCATCTTCGTCTCTTGGCCCTGGCAGTAAAGGCAGCACAGAGTCTGGATACTTTTCTGGATCTGGCAGCACTGACCTGTCCCAAGTTAGTCCTCCGAGCGCTAGTGCCAAAACCTACGCAGAAATAATTCTTGGGAAATATGGGAGGTTGGGAGGGCAGCAGCGGAGTTCACATCCCCAGCATTCTAATTCTCCCCTTTCTGCACTGCCTGGAACAGATGAGAAGAGTATTTCTTTTTCTGTACCCAAAACCCAAGTAATAGAACACATTACAAAGCTCATCACTATCAATGAAGCAGTGGTAGACACCAGTGAGATTGACAGCGTGAAGCCTCGACGTTCCTCTCTGTCAAGGAAAAGCAGCTTTGAATCGCCCAAATTGACTACCCAAAAAGACGCCTACACATTTGATTCAAAGGGAGAAGCCCCTGGTCCAAGTGGTTTGGGACATCCACACAATCCCGAAACAGATCCATCAGCTACCCAAACGTCAACAGCCCCCCTGCTCAGAAGTCGCTCTATGCCATCGTCTACCAGCCAACAAGAGTTCTCTGTGTCTGGAAACAGGTCCACCAGAGGTTATCGTCTCTGCCAGTCTTTCGATGAGCAGCAGGCTTCGGCGGCAGAGATTAACATTGTTCATGCCCATCGTATGCTGAGGCGCCAACCTGCCATAGAGGTTCCTCTGGGAGCTGAGCTTATGTTGGAGGAGACTCCGCCCAACTCCTGTTCGTCAATCAAAGGCAGAGACGGAGTCAGGCATCCACAGCAACAACCACCGCAAAGTACTTTGAGCCCATTTGAATGCAAAATAtgtgggacacatttccagcataGTGACAACTACAGGGCTCATGCAGGCATGTGCACAGGGCAGAAAACGCTGGTAGAAGAGAGCAGCGATGCAAGTAAGACCTGCAGAGAGGATCGGCCCCAGATGATGATGCACTATAAATTCAGAGCCTTGGCCATGGCtgtgaggaagaggaggaaagAAGAGAGTATAGAAGAGGATCTACCTAGTCCTGGGTCCGTAGCCATGTCAGAGAGGTCTGCAGTCCTCCTACCAGTGGCAGGTCAAGGACACAACCAGACACTCTCAG GTGCTTCTGTCGAGACTGAGTCGGGACAACAGCAGCATGACAGAAAAGGGGTGTCTGTCATTCAGCACACAAGCTCCTTTGAAAAGCAGGAGACAATCTCCATGGAAAGTGAGGTATCAGATGTCAAGGAGGCTCAACAAGCACAACAACCCCATCCAAAACCTTCTACATCACGCCTCATCCGCCAGCACAACATCCAAGTTCCAGAGATCTTTGTTACAGTGGAGCCTGATGCTGACATGACGTCTTTGTCACCAACAGTAACAGCATCGTCTTCTAAG GAGGCAGAAAGAGTGGAGGAGTTCCAGTGGCCACAACGTAGCCAGTCTCTGGCCCAACTCCCTGCAGAGAAACTGCCCCCGAAGAAGAAAAGACTCCGCTTAGCTGAGATGGCGCAGTCCTCAGGGGAGTCAAGCTTTGAGTCTGTGTCTCTGCCACGCAGTCCTAGTCAGGAGAGCAGCATGTCCCACACTTCAAGTCTTTCCGCTTCTTTCGAAGATGCAGCAAGGACTGAACCTGCCCTTTGGGGCTCCAGTAGCCAAAGCACCCAAATGTTGACCGTGCCATCCCCCTCCCATCAACACAACCAAAGCCACAAGGAGATGAGGCGTTCAGCTTCAGAACAGGCCCCTCAGAAAACAGAGCAGGTCTCCGAAACCAGAAGTAAATCTTTCGACTTGGGTTCCTTGTCATCTCAGCAGTCAGCATCATCCTGGAAAGAACGGAGGAAGTGTCTCCTTGTAAAGCATGCTACCTTAGGGGAACCTGAGCAAGAGGAGGGGGTTGGCATGAGTCAGCTATCTAGAGCAGACAGTCCGAAGCCTGGTCCTTCTCACTTGAGCCACCCTCTGGTTTACTCAAGTTCCTCTTTCCACCCAGAGGACACGGAGAATGTCTTGCAACTGTTACAGCCACGAGATGTGCTTCCTCCACATCTAAGCGGCCAACCAACATTCCCTCCAGGATTGCCGGCGACACAGTTTATTAACAGAAGCTTTTTACATCCACAAATCGCTCCACCTGTACACCCAATGCAGATCCACATGGGTGAACAGTTGGGTATACAGCTCCATCAACTtcctgctttagttcctgtccaaTTTCCCTTCAGGACCACTGCTAGCCAGTCTCTGTACTTACCTTCACCTCCATTACATTCCTCACATGCTTGTACAGCTCCTTCCACAGATGGAAGAACCTCGTCTATGTCTTTTGACCTTACCCAGCAGTCTCTTGTTACAATTTCTTACCCCTACCCGCGGCCTGTGATTGCCACTTGTGTGGCACAGCTTACACCAGCAGTGTCCCTGGTGGTGCCAGTCCGCCTCCAAACCCACATCCCTACCTATACTCGTGCAATGTACACCACCCTGTCCCAGATTCTCACTTCTGCTTGTCCGCAGGAGCCCATTTTTTGTACGGCCATGACACTTATGGGCCAAGTAGAAAGGAGCAAGTTACAGAGGTCTTATCTGAAAGTCCCCTCACCAGACATTAAGTGTCTccctccactacttcttcctggagaGGGTATGTCACCATCAGTCGAGGGGTACGGTCCACTTGGCCCTGGTGGGAGTAAACGCATGCTCTCACCTGCAGCCAGTCTGGAGCTCAGTACTGAAGCTCAGCGTCACCAGAAAAGAgtaaaagaggaagaggagggtgaACAACACAAGTCTGCAAAAGAAGCGGAGAATGTAGAGGAAAAAATGCACAGGGGAGGAGGAAGTAAAGCTGCTGGGAAACAACTGGAAGAGATTGAAAGTAAAAAAGACCTGCTTGAAACTACAACTGTAAAAACAGAAGGGAAGCATAAAAGGGAGGAGAAACAGGTAGAAGAATCAACTGGGAGAAGTCAAAAAGAGGAGCAACATCCTGTTGAAGAGAAGAAGATTGAGAGACCAAACACCCGTTCATACCCCAGCCTTCACACGTCCACCTCTGTCAACTGGTGCTACCTGAACTATGTCAAACCCAACCCGACCGCACAGAGGGACAGTAGCACCTCAGTTTATTCCACCTGGAGTGTCAGCGGACACAACCCAAACTTGCCAGGCATCAGCACTAAGGTGGCTTTGTCTCTGCTGTGCTCCAAACAGAAGCATTGCTCAGAGACCTACACCATCGCCATGGCTCCAAATCCAGACAAAATCAAAAAGCCCCCTTCAAGTAGCAACGCTCCACGAGTGTCAGAG TGCAGGTCCATCCCACCACAGCCAGTCCCTCCACTGATGGAACAGATCACCAGCCCGAACAGGAGGAGAATAAAGAAACCAGAGAAAAAGAGGCGCCGTCCACCTCAAAACAAAGCGAAACATCTCGTGTCCGAATATTTGAAGGAGG GGAACCTTACCAAACACATGAAGTCAAAAGCTCATGGGAAAAAGTGCCAGGCAATGGGAGTGTCTGAAGCGTCGGCGGATGAGCCGGAGAGCGAGGAAACAG CAGCCCACGAAGAGCGTGCCTGTTACTCAGAGGAGCAGGAAGAACACCGTTTTTCCAACGTCGAGGAGTCTGAGGACGATGACGACAACGACGATGACGATGACGAAGACGAGGAAGAGGGATCGCACGACGACCCTCCTTCCTCCTGTTCATCCGACACCCACGCATCGACGGGGGGCCGTTCCAAATGCAGCGGGCACTCTCGGCAGTGTACTCCGGAGCCGGAGCCCGCGTGTCTCATCCCCAGTCCCGGCCTAGAAACGTCCCAAAGGGGGACTTGGCACAGCAGACGTGCCGCCTCACCGGGCAGCAGGAGAGCCCTGTTCTCCCGACGGAGCTGGAAGGCGTCGCCGAGAACTTTCTCCCCCAGCAGTGGGAGCTGTTCCCCCAGTCACAGTCTCTCTCCGCGCCTGGAGCTGTCCTCACCCGTCCATAGTCTGTCCCCAAGGACAGAGCTACCCTCACCCAGCCGGCAAGTGTCGCCGTCCCCTGAAAGAGGACCCTCTCCCGTCAGACCCGTCTCTCCTCTCCGTCCCATCTTGTCAGGCTGCTACAGGTTATCGCAAGCTAGGACGCCGCCTATGCCGGTTGGAGCAAAGCAGAGGACGCTTGGATGTCTTCCCTGGGAACACCTCAATACAAGGAGTAGCTACATGAAAGTG GACAAAGGCGGTACTGCAGGAACAGGACAACCCCTCCTGTTTCCGCCTGCCTTCCGCCTCTCCACATGCGAGGCCTACGTCGGCCACCCAGCGGCTGCAGTGGACAACATCTTCAGCCATCTTCCAATGCACTCCCAGCAGGCCAAGGTCCCTTATCTGATGATTCCTATCGGGGGGATCCAAATGGTACAAGCCAGGCCACGCTCCAACCCTTCCACCCCCTCGTCCCCCATGTCTCCTTCCACGGAGGGGCCCTCACCTGCCAGGTTTGACTCATACTGGGGCGGGACCCCAGGACCTCAAGGGAGTCGGGCTCCGGGAGGCGAGCGCTCAGAAAGCAGCCAATCAGGACAGCGCGGCGCAAACGTGCCGACTTCGAAACTGGAACGGACGGACTCAAAGCAATATGGCAGCTCGCGAAGCTCCGCCCACGAGGGGGAGGAGCCACCTTGCGGAAGTGAGCAGGTGGCTCGAAGAGACCAGAGCACCTAA